A genomic window from Candidatus Eisenbacteria bacterium includes:
- a CDS encoding ATP-binding protein, whose protein sequence is MSEHERWQDANSRYLSAALAWLRLRLERFAGRQAKALVEPDESHGLFGLGRFFRHRHDDGPPLLPEGNVATDGDEAKALRRMADAEAGMSPPPALVILAQRLGLSRFEQDLVLLCAACELDTRIPRLCGAAQGDGSRPWPTFALALSVFDHPAWDVMAPERPIRYLRLIEAVPHALQPLTSSPLRADERIINYLKGLNHLDERLTGVVVPARGEGVSPLPPSQQQAVDRIVHRLARRTEDEALPVIQLAGSDLQSKLEVAVGATTALDLHLYRLPLELLPTSSSELETFIRLWQRESLLLPLALFLDAQESERTAAIDAPHSALSRFLSRIHGLVFVAVREPWTDAGHSPLVIDVEKPTVMEQRALWQGLLGGLAPEQSSQLAAQFHLSAPVVHDVARTVLADPGSNRRDESLPFHRAWSECLLRTRPRLDALAERITPKAGWRDLVLPAAETALLQQIADQVRQRGKVYEEWGFARRMNRGLGISALFAGESGTGKTMSAEVLAHELELNLFRIDLSSVVSKYIGETERNLRRLFDAAENGGAVLFFDEADALFGKRSEVKDSHDRYANIEINYLLQRMEAYQGIAILATNMKSSLDRAFLRRLRFLVQFPFPGPADRRKIWERAFPPETSTDHLHFERLARLNLSGGSIHNVALNAAFLAAHAGTSVTMPLLLEAARTEFRKLERPIHEADFQWLEPVRGAA, encoded by the coding sequence ATGAGCGAGCACGAGCGCTGGCAGGATGCGAACTCTCGATATCTCTCGGCGGCCCTCGCGTGGCTTCGGTTGCGGCTCGAGCGCTTCGCTGGGCGGCAGGCCAAGGCGTTGGTCGAGCCCGACGAGTCTCACGGACTCTTCGGGCTGGGCCGGTTCTTCCGGCATCGTCATGACGACGGGCCGCCCCTGCTGCCTGAAGGCAACGTCGCCACCGACGGGGACGAAGCGAAGGCTCTGCGCCGCATGGCGGACGCCGAGGCGGGAATGAGCCCGCCTCCCGCGCTGGTGATCCTCGCCCAGCGGCTCGGGCTCTCCCGATTCGAGCAGGACCTCGTGCTTCTCTGCGCCGCGTGCGAGCTGGACACGCGCATCCCCCGGCTGTGCGGCGCGGCGCAAGGCGACGGCTCGAGGCCGTGGCCGACTTTCGCGCTCGCACTCTCCGTCTTCGACCATCCCGCATGGGACGTGATGGCGCCCGAGCGTCCGATCCGCTACCTGCGGCTGATCGAAGCCGTTCCTCACGCGCTGCAGCCGCTGACCTCCAGCCCGCTCCGCGCCGACGAACGGATCATCAACTACCTGAAGGGCCTGAACCACCTCGACGAGCGCCTGACCGGCGTCGTCGTGCCCGCACGCGGGGAAGGCGTGTCCCCGTTACCGCCTTCGCAGCAGCAGGCCGTGGACCGGATCGTGCACCGGCTGGCGCGGCGCACCGAGGACGAGGCACTCCCGGTCATCCAGCTGGCCGGCAGCGACCTGCAAAGCAAGCTCGAAGTGGCCGTGGGCGCCACCACGGCGCTCGACCTCCATCTCTACCGGCTGCCGCTCGAGCTGCTCCCGACCTCGTCGTCCGAGCTCGAGACCTTCATCCGACTTTGGCAGCGCGAGAGCCTGCTGCTGCCGCTCGCGCTGTTCCTCGACGCCCAGGAGTCCGAACGCACCGCGGCCATCGACGCGCCCCACTCGGCCTTGAGCCGGTTCCTCTCCCGGATTCACGGGCTCGTGTTCGTGGCGGTGAGGGAGCCGTGGACCGACGCCGGCCACTCGCCGCTGGTGATCGACGTCGAGAAGCCGACGGTCATGGAGCAGCGTGCCCTGTGGCAGGGGTTGCTGGGCGGGCTCGCGCCCGAGCAATCGTCGCAGCTCGCCGCTCAGTTCCATCTCAGCGCACCGGTCGTGCACGACGTCGCGCGCACGGTGCTCGCCGATCCGGGGTCCAACCGCCGGGACGAGAGTCTGCCGTTCCACCGGGCCTGGTCGGAGTGTCTGCTCCGAACGCGACCACGACTCGACGCGCTGGCCGAACGGATCACGCCGAAGGCCGGTTGGAGGGACCTCGTGCTACCCGCGGCGGAGACGGCGCTGCTCCAGCAGATCGCAGATCAGGTGAGACAACGCGGCAAGGTCTACGAGGAGTGGGGATTCGCCCGCCGCATGAACCGCGGCCTGGGCATCAGCGCGCTGTTCGCCGGCGAGAGCGGAACGGGCAAGACCATGTCGGCCGAGGTGCTGGCGCACGAGCTGGAGCTGAACCTGTTCCGGATCGACCTGTCGTCGGTCGTGAGCAAGTACATCGGCGAGACCGAGCGCAACCTGCGCCGTCTGTTCGACGCCGCGGAGAACGGCGGGGCCGTGCTGTTCTTCGACGAAGCTGACGCGCTGTTCGGAAAGCGCAGCGAGGTGAAGGACAGCCACGACCGTTACGCCAACATCGAGATCAACTACCTGCTCCAGCGCATGGAGGCGTATCAGGGAATCGCCATTCTCGCGACCAACATGAAGAGCTCGCTCGATCGGGCATTCCTGCGCCGGCTGCGGTTCCTGGTGCAGTTCCCGTTCCCTGGTCCCGCCGATCGCCGAAAGATCTGGGAGCGCGCCTTTCCGCCGGAGACATCGACGGACCATCTCCACTTCGAGCGCCTCGCACGACTGAACCTGTCCGGCGGGAGCATCCACAACGTCGCGCTCAACGCCGCGTTCCTCGCCGCCCACGCCGGGACGTCCGTGACGATGCCGCTCCTCCTCGAAGCCGCCCGCACCGAGTTCCGCAAGCTCGAGCGCCCGATCCACGAGGCCGACTTCCAGTGGCTCGAGCCCGTGAGGGGGGCCGCGTGA
- a CDS encoding putative baseplate assembly protein — MSERPLLELTRRTPDDPAIAFLDAWAMVGDVLTFYQERYANEGYLRTACQRRSVQELARLIGYELRPGVASSVHLAFTMEQDHEAELPVGTRAQSVPGPGETAQTFETIEALEARWEWNELKPRVTRRQSLKAVQREHCIYLKGRNLPLRPNDPLLVMQESVGVFFRVASIEPDSDSSIDRSAVFLRAWEKDPLDSAREKVSKLRKQISRAPLKGRLTRHATVDALLARIEHAADLGEMRDRLDLSLFPRDDAPVVEKRIRDIADGLGVTSTKPKGNLYDLLTKPKNPPPSSTVSLERDPTTLFGVKADGPLRILVESRPALGDVIEEALRNVKDEGSVLKVYRVRHAAVFGYNAPSEISYDRDVNGGRELTVKMSDPMVQEEDEDEKVLYLDAIYDSVPKGACVGIGSAHGLQVPLIESATEVVRSKYGLNSRATRLGLSDTWFPKEMSPRDKEFEPGFSEIRSTMVLLPGETIEVADAPLPARTRIQAETVVLDDLYPDLETGRWLIVAGDRDVFGRHVPAAELVMLSAVDHSIGNLKNPYSKPSRTKLTFSSPLSYRYFPETVTIYGNVARATHGETRSETLGSGDGTLSLQAFTLKQSPLTFVSAATPAGASSTLEVRVDGVEWHEAESLADLGPRDRGFVTRMDDESNTTVVFGNGVHGARVPSGVENVTAVYRRGIGQAGNVDAETITLLPAKPLGLKEVINPIAATGGADQDSADQGRRNAPLAVMALDRLVSVQDYADFARTFAGIAKAQAYRAQDGSVQVTIAGVDDIVIEPTTDLYQNLLKALRDYGEPLQKIELMIRSPRFLLISAKVAVDDDELWELIEPEVRAALLDAFSFDRRDIGQDALLSEAVRVIQRVRGVAHVDVDVFGRVPVDSKGSTPAKISKDIEDLLKVQEKSGPASRVRVASAGQDQAAEIAYLSAELPETLILTEWPR, encoded by the coding sequence GTGAGCGAACGACCCTTGCTCGAGCTGACCCGCAGGACGCCGGATGATCCGGCGATCGCCTTTCTCGACGCCTGGGCCATGGTGGGTGACGTGCTCACGTTCTACCAGGAGCGTTACGCCAACGAGGGCTATCTGCGCACGGCATGCCAGCGGCGTTCGGTCCAGGAGCTCGCACGGCTGATCGGTTACGAGCTGCGCCCCGGCGTCGCGTCGTCCGTTCATCTGGCGTTCACCATGGAGCAGGATCACGAGGCCGAGCTTCCCGTCGGCACGCGCGCGCAGAGCGTGCCGGGTCCGGGGGAGACTGCGCAGACCTTCGAGACCATCGAGGCGCTCGAGGCGCGCTGGGAGTGGAACGAGCTGAAGCCGCGCGTGACGCGGCGCCAATCACTGAAAGCGGTTCAGCGCGAGCACTGCATCTACTTGAAGGGGAGGAACCTGCCCCTCAGGCCCAACGACCCCCTGCTCGTCATGCAGGAGAGCGTTGGGGTGTTCTTCCGCGTCGCCTCGATCGAGCCGGATTCCGATTCCTCCATCGATCGATCGGCCGTCTTCCTCCGAGCGTGGGAGAAAGATCCCCTCGACAGTGCTCGGGAGAAGGTGTCGAAGCTGAGGAAGCAGATCTCGAGGGCGCCGCTCAAGGGAAGGCTGACCCGCCACGCGACCGTCGACGCTCTTCTCGCCAGGATCGAGCACGCGGCCGACCTCGGTGAGATGAGGGATCGCCTCGATCTGTCGCTCTTTCCCAGGGATGACGCTCCGGTGGTCGAGAAGAGAATCCGCGACATCGCGGATGGTCTCGGCGTCACGAGCACCAAGCCTAAGGGCAATCTCTACGACCTGCTCACCAAGCCTAAGAACCCTCCGCCCTCGAGCACGGTCTCTCTGGAGCGAGATCCGACAACGTTGTTCGGCGTCAAAGCCGATGGACCGCTCCGCATCCTGGTCGAGTCGCGACCCGCCCTGGGCGACGTCATCGAGGAAGCCCTCCGCAACGTAAAGGACGAGGGCTCGGTGCTGAAGGTGTACCGAGTTCGTCATGCGGCAGTCTTCGGCTACAACGCGCCTTCCGAAATCTCGTACGACCGAGACGTCAACGGCGGGCGAGAGCTGACCGTGAAGATGAGCGACCCCATGGTTCAAGAGGAGGACGAAGATGAGAAGGTCCTCTACCTCGACGCTATCTACGACTCGGTCCCCAAGGGTGCATGCGTGGGTATCGGGTCAGCGCATGGTCTCCAGGTGCCGTTGATCGAAAGCGCCACGGAAGTCGTGCGCTCGAAATATGGACTGAACTCGAGAGCGACTCGACTCGGCCTCTCGGATACCTGGTTTCCCAAGGAGATGTCCCCGAGAGACAAGGAGTTCGAGCCAGGCTTCAGCGAGATCCGGAGCACGATGGTGCTCCTCCCCGGGGAGACGATCGAGGTGGCCGACGCGCCGCTTCCTGCCCGCACCCGGATCCAGGCAGAGACGGTGGTCCTCGACGATCTCTATCCCGACCTCGAGACGGGGCGTTGGTTGATCGTGGCCGGAGATCGAGATGTGTTCGGGCGCCACGTTCCGGCGGCCGAGCTGGTCATGCTGAGCGCCGTCGATCACTCGATCGGCAACCTCAAGAACCCGTACTCGAAGCCGTCCCGCACTAAGCTCACCTTCTCGTCGCCGCTCTCCTATCGGTACTTCCCCGAGACCGTGACGATCTACGGCAACGTGGCCCGTGCTACCCACGGGGAAACCCGTTCCGAGACGCTCGGCAGCGGCGACGGGACCCTGTCGCTTCAGGCCTTCACGCTCAAGCAGTCTCCGTTGACGTTCGTTTCTGCGGCGACACCCGCCGGTGCGTCGAGCACGCTCGAAGTCCGCGTCGACGGGGTCGAGTGGCACGAGGCCGAGAGCCTCGCGGATCTCGGTCCCCGCGACCGGGGGTTCGTCACTCGCATGGACGACGAGTCCAACACGACCGTGGTCTTTGGCAATGGAGTCCACGGCGCCCGGGTTCCCAGCGGGGTCGAGAACGTCACTGCGGTGTATCGGCGGGGGATCGGCCAAGCGGGCAATGTCGACGCGGAGACGATCACCCTCCTTCCGGCGAAGCCCCTTGGCCTCAAGGAAGTGATCAACCCCATTGCGGCTACCGGTGGGGCGGACCAAGACAGCGCCGATCAAGGGCGACGCAACGCGCCACTGGCGGTGATGGCGCTCGATCGGTTGGTCTCGGTCCAGGACTACGCGGACTTCGCCCGCACGTTCGCCGGCATCGCGAAGGCCCAGGCATACCGCGCCCAGGATGGCTCGGTGCAGGTGACAATCGCCGGTGTCGACGACATCGTGATCGAGCCCACGACCGATCTGTACCAGAACCTCCTGAAGGCCCTGCGCGACTATGGCGAGCCGTTACAGAAGATCGAGCTCATGATTCGGTCGCCTCGGTTCCTCCTGATCAGCGCCAAGGTCGCGGTGGATGACGACGAGCTCTGGGAACTGATCGAGCCCGAAGTGAGAGCGGCTCTGCTCGATGCGTTCAGCTTCGACCGTCGCGACATCGGTCAGGATGCCCTGCTGAGCGAAGCCGTGCGT
- a CDS encoding DUF4157 domain-containing protein: MRAAPTLVRVTCPTPSSGVVLQRKCTCGGNGGDCAECRKKREGMVQRFGMGGPPSGVAPPIVHDVLAQPGRPLEARTKARMEDRLGHRFDHVRVHTDALSAKSARAVGALAYTVGSDIVFGSSQYEPGRSHGDRLLAHELAHVVQQARRSSPAALVPAGRLLLGSMHDACEEEADRASRADRGVGAISTHGSPSVQRACGEKDIRGVAPPECGVGDHLFVPGRLFKFDKGCDDFAAGMEGALIAFPGTLTRRATIEIHGYASVDTATYNEELACARTKKARDTLTGPGGLAASRITAMVSHGPTPGPAEERRSVTIVATEPPPLPRCGPDATDWYVNQVNTASKDPAVVSIQRDLARADTLARGVGTSAHQVGEAGATSAVLGQEARLKVTGPAPPPRDPTINSQLAAGAVSTAAAASALGPSPFTAAIVTGLMGKAGLAWRALVNHAARYDFKAHADSMNHPHTTNCPQEGCPKGEVGIITLCPQPDAENCYESDLPGNLFYAQIGRFVGFSELTLQLGSQMAELTDTTPRAARPSVTWDSPQDTAAISLGFGLPVPLTRAMFCAALRPARSKLAQRTDCEDCLDPTPSKIR, translated from the coding sequence ATGAGAGCCGCTCCGACCCTCGTACGCGTCACCTGTCCCACGCCGTCCTCCGGTGTGGTCCTGCAGCGCAAGTGCACCTGCGGTGGCAACGGAGGCGACTGCGCCGAGTGCCGGAAGAAACGGGAGGGCATGGTGCAGCGGTTCGGCATGGGGGGGCCGCCGTCGGGTGTGGCGCCTCCGATTGTCCACGACGTCCTCGCACAACCGGGCAGGCCGCTCGAAGCTAGGACGAAGGCCCGTATGGAGGATCGTCTAGGCCATCGGTTCGATCATGTCCGTGTCCACACCGACGCGCTGTCGGCGAAATCGGCCCGTGCGGTCGGCGCGCTGGCGTACACCGTCGGCTCCGACATCGTGTTTGGCTCGAGCCAGTACGAGCCGGGCCGAAGCCATGGCGATCGACTTCTCGCACACGAGTTGGCCCATGTCGTTCAGCAGGCCCGCCGGTCGAGTCCCGCCGCCTTGGTGCCTGCCGGTCGACTCCTCCTCGGGTCGATGCACGACGCTTGCGAGGAGGAAGCCGACCGCGCGTCTCGAGCCGATCGGGGAGTCGGGGCGATCTCGACCCATGGCTCGCCCTCCGTCCAGCGCGCGTGCGGAGAAAAGGACATCCGAGGAGTGGCACCCCCGGAGTGCGGGGTCGGGGATCATCTGTTCGTTCCGGGACGACTGTTCAAGTTCGACAAGGGTTGCGATGACTTCGCCGCGGGAATGGAGGGGGCTCTGATCGCTTTCCCCGGCACGCTGACCCGGCGAGCCACCATCGAGATCCACGGCTACGCAAGCGTCGACACGGCCACCTACAACGAAGAACTGGCCTGTGCGCGAACGAAAAAGGCTCGCGACACCCTCACCGGCCCGGGAGGCCTCGCGGCCTCGAGGATTACGGCGATGGTGAGCCACGGCCCTACACCCGGGCCGGCCGAGGAGCGGCGAAGCGTAACGATCGTGGCGACGGAACCTCCGCCATTGCCGAGGTGTGGTCCCGACGCTACCGACTGGTATGTGAACCAAGTCAATACCGCCTCGAAGGATCCGGCCGTCGTGAGCATCCAGAGGGACCTCGCCCGGGCGGACACGCTGGCTCGAGGCGTTGGAACGTCGGCGCACCAGGTCGGAGAGGCCGGCGCCACGAGCGCCGTCCTGGGTCAGGAAGCCCGCTTGAAGGTCACTGGACCGGCGCCTCCACCCCGGGATCCGACCATCAACAGTCAGCTTGCGGCGGGGGCTGTCTCCACTGCAGCGGCGGCGAGTGCTCTCGGGCCCAGCCCTTTCACAGCGGCGATCGTCACGGGCCTCATGGGCAAGGCGGGGCTTGCCTGGCGTGCGCTCGTCAACCACGCGGCGCGATACGACTTCAAGGCACACGCGGACAGCATGAACCACCCTCACACCACCAACTGTCCACAGGAGGGATGCCCGAAGGGCGAGGTTGGGATCATTACGCTCTGTCCTCAGCCCGACGCGGAGAACTGTTACGAATCGGATCTACCGGGGAATCTCTTCTACGCGCAGATCGGGCGTTTCGTCGGGTTCAGTGAGCTGACGCTGCAGTTGGGCTCGCAGATGGCCGAGCTGACCGATACGACGCCGCGCGCGGCCCGCCCGTCGGTCACCTGGGACTCACCGCAGGACACCGCCGCGATCAGTCTTGGCTTCGGGCTGCCGGTTCCCCTGACTCGTGCGATGTTCTGCGCCGCGCTCCGGCCGGCGCGATCGAAACTCGCCCAACGAACCGACTGCGAAGACTGTCTCGATCCCACACCGTCGAAGATCCGCTAG
- a CDS encoding putative baseplate assembly protein, with the protein MTIRLHCRDEHRRALVRAEKGLHGFDYIEVVDPDQKTLLVYFLGRAPEVIDKEHLRIEGGRRITDIQITEVEVDRDPETRDDIMTIRVDRAGDGSTYVLRAVERTRDGIEIPRQDFDARYDRVEFSFQAGCRTDLDCKPREECPPTPLQPPEINYLAKDYATFRRLILDRLSLVMPDWQERHAPDLGIAIVEIMAYVADYLSYYQDAVATEAYLDTARRRISVRRHAKLVDYQLHEGCNARAWVWVWCEGQWLDLPVSALFFATREKGDLLEDRVLGAEDAEKAQAGTFAIFEPRIPSGEARVDLREAHNLIRFYTWGDRECCLPVGATRATLRDGWVLPEPQPIEHQAPPPPEKPQPPSPGARGAERQRHEEPKPMRLLHLKVGDYLVLQEAKSPTTGREADADPKRRWVIRLTAVREIEDRVVMWPDEQGALHLPLLEVEWDIEDRLPFALCLSSVGSAPECEYLEDVSVAHGNVFLVDHGLRVDEPLGEVPEVVSEPCCEAAAQPTPVTRNAGRYEPRLTRRPVSFSSAVDPSAPASRMLDESPRGAGPIVSLTSMTARSNGKTGPSFDWKPVGDLLGCDSQDRAFVVEVDDRGFANLRFGDGVVGARPEAGATFSARYRVGNGRAGNVGAGAIVRVGFYDRTVTGVVLRAFNPLPSIGGREPEPIAEAKLLAPRAFQSQLERAIIIDDYATIAARDPQRPERTNTRLQSAAAALRWTGSWHEAFVALDPLGGETNDLELTAGVERYLEDYRRIGHDLRVAYASRVPLFLELSICVNPDFVPGHVKGALLDAFSDEVLPDGRLGFFHPDRLTFGDDVYVSDILATAQGVEGVESASLVSLTRQFEGDAGEVLAGVLELGPMEIARLDNDPDFPENGVLKLHMRGGR; encoded by the coding sequence GTGACCATTCGCCTGCACTGCCGCGATGAGCACCGAAGAGCACTGGTGCGCGCCGAGAAGGGCCTGCACGGCTTCGATTACATCGAGGTCGTCGATCCGGATCAAAAGACGCTGCTGGTCTACTTTCTGGGCCGGGCGCCCGAAGTGATCGACAAGGAGCACCTCCGAATCGAAGGCGGCCGGCGCATTACCGACATCCAGATCACCGAGGTCGAAGTTGATCGCGATCCGGAGACCCGCGATGACATCATGACCATTCGGGTGGACCGGGCGGGGGATGGTTCGACCTACGTCCTCCGTGCGGTCGAGCGCACGCGAGACGGGATCGAGATCCCGCGTCAGGACTTCGACGCGCGCTACGATCGGGTCGAGTTCAGCTTCCAGGCGGGATGTCGCACCGATCTCGACTGCAAACCGCGCGAAGAGTGCCCGCCGACGCCGTTGCAGCCGCCCGAAATCAACTACCTGGCCAAGGACTACGCGACGTTCCGGCGGCTGATCCTCGATCGACTCTCGCTGGTCATGCCCGACTGGCAGGAGCGCCACGCGCCGGACCTGGGTATCGCGATCGTCGAGATCATGGCCTACGTGGCGGACTACCTGAGCTATTACCAGGACGCCGTGGCTACGGAGGCCTACTTGGACACCGCGCGCCGCCGGATCTCGGTCAGGCGCCACGCCAAGCTCGTGGACTACCAGCTCCACGAAGGCTGCAACGCTCGCGCCTGGGTATGGGTCTGGTGCGAGGGCCAATGGCTCGATCTTCCCGTCTCCGCCTTGTTCTTCGCCACGCGCGAGAAGGGAGACCTGCTCGAGGACCGGGTCCTCGGAGCTGAGGATGCAGAGAAAGCGCAAGCCGGGACGTTCGCGATCTTCGAGCCGCGCATTCCATCTGGCGAGGCTCGCGTCGACCTCCGCGAGGCCCATAACCTCATTCGCTTCTACACCTGGGGGGATCGGGAGTGCTGCCTTCCGGTGGGCGCTACGCGCGCAACCCTGCGCGACGGCTGGGTTCTGCCCGAGCCACAGCCCATCGAGCACCAGGCTCCGCCACCGCCCGAGAAACCGCAGCCTCCCTCGCCCGGGGCACGCGGCGCGGAACGCCAGCGGCACGAAGAACCGAAGCCGATGCGCTTGCTTCATCTCAAGGTGGGCGACTACCTGGTCCTGCAGGAGGCCAAGAGCCCGACGACGGGAAGGGAGGCCGACGCTGATCCGAAGCGGCGTTGGGTGATTCGGCTCACTGCCGTCCGCGAGATTGAGGATCGAGTCGTGATGTGGCCCGACGAGCAAGGCGCACTCCATCTTCCGCTCCTCGAGGTGGAGTGGGACATCGAGGATCGTCTTCCGTTCGCACTCTGCCTGTCCTCGGTGGGCTCGGCGCCGGAGTGCGAGTACCTCGAGGACGTCAGCGTCGCCCACGGTAATGTGTTCCTCGTCGATCACGGGCTGCGCGTCGACGAGCCTCTTGGCGAAGTCCCAGAGGTGGTCTCTGAGCCCTGTTGCGAGGCCGCCGCTCAGCCGACACCCGTCACCCGGAACGCCGGCCGCTATGAGCCGAGGCTGACCCGCCGGCCCGTGTCGTTCTCGAGCGCTGTGGATCCCAGCGCGCCGGCCAGCCGCATGCTCGACGAAAGCCCACGCGGTGCGGGGCCGATCGTGTCGCTCACGAGCATGACAGCCCGGTCGAACGGCAAGACCGGGCCGAGCTTCGACTGGAAGCCGGTCGGCGACCTCCTCGGGTGCGACTCGCAGGATCGCGCCTTCGTCGTGGAAGTGGACGACCGAGGGTTCGCGAACCTGCGATTCGGCGACGGGGTCGTGGGGGCCAGGCCGGAAGCCGGAGCAACCTTCTCGGCCCGGTATCGTGTCGGCAACGGCCGCGCGGGTAACGTGGGGGCGGGCGCGATCGTGCGCGTTGGCTTCTACGACCGCACGGTCACCGGGGTTGTGCTGCGTGCTTTCAATCCGCTTCCGTCGATCGGAGGCCGCGAGCCCGAGCCGATCGCCGAGGCCAAGCTCCTCGCCCCTCGAGCGTTCCAATCTCAGCTGGAGCGCGCCATCATCATCGACGACTACGCCACGATTGCCGCGCGCGACCCCCAGCGTCCAGAGCGAACCAACACGCGGCTTCAGTCCGCGGCCGCAGCTCTTCGATGGACGGGCAGCTGGCATGAGGCGTTCGTGGCACTCGATCCGCTCGGAGGAGAGACCAACGATCTCGAGCTGACGGCAGGGGTCGAGCGGTACCTCGAGGACTATCGACGAATCGGTCACGACCTGCGCGTGGCCTACGCGTCACGCGTTCCGCTCTTCCTCGAGCTGTCGATCTGCGTGAACCCGGATTTCGTCCCGGGTCACGTGAAGGGCGCTCTCCTCGATGCGTTCTCGGACGAAGTGCTCCCCGACGGCCGGCTCGGTTTCTTTCATCCCGATCGCCTGACCTTCGGGGACGACGTGTACGTCAGCGACATTCTCGCGACCGCCCAGGGCGTTGAAGGGGTCGAGAGCGCTTCGCTCGTCAGTCTGACACGGCAATTCGAAGGGGATGCCGGCGAGGTGCTGGCGGGGGTGTTGGAGCTGGGACCGATGGAGATCGCGAGACTCGACAACGATCCGGACTTTCCCGAGAACGGCGTCTTGAAGCTCCACATGCGAGGTGGGCGATGA
- a CDS encoding GPW/gp25 family protein, which produces MNIDFPFHFDRHGGTAITGEDDHVRDMIEQLLLTSPGERVNRPDFGTGLLQMAFAPNSPELAATLQYTIQAALQRWLGDVITVESLEVTAEDSALHVVLQYVVIRTGDRRTEAFVRGAP; this is translated from the coding sequence ATGAACATCGATTTCCCGTTCCACTTCGATCGCCATGGCGGGACCGCCATTACCGGCGAGGACGATCACGTGCGCGACATGATCGAGCAGCTACTGCTCACCAGTCCGGGCGAGCGGGTCAACCGGCCCGACTTCGGAACGGGACTCCTGCAGATGGCGTTCGCGCCCAACAGCCCCGAGTTGGCGGCCACGCTCCAGTACACGATCCAGGCGGCGCTTCAGCGCTGGCTCGGTGACGTGATCACGGTGGAGTCCCTGGAAGTCACGGCCGAGGATTCGGCGCTTCACGTCGTCCTGCAGTACGTGGTCATCCGCACCGGCGACCGCCGCACCGAGGCCTTCGTGCGAGGCGCGCCGTGA
- a CDS encoding phage baseplate assembly protein V, whose protein sequence is MSAGVAAAAKKFYGKYRGMVLNNIDPLQLGRLLVQVPDVSGLLTSSWAMPCVPIAGKLMGVYVVPQVGSGVWIEFEQGDPDHPIWVGGFWGLAAEVPTLAFAGVPGNPNIVIQTTLQNSIVLSDLPGPTGGIMLKSATGATLIVNDTGIYIQNGKGASMTMVGPAVTINNGALTVT, encoded by the coding sequence ATGAGCGCAGGCGTCGCGGCCGCCGCCAAGAAGTTCTACGGGAAGTACCGCGGCATGGTGCTGAACAACATCGATCCGCTGCAGCTCGGCCGCCTGCTGGTCCAGGTGCCTGACGTCTCGGGGTTGCTGACATCGAGCTGGGCCATGCCCTGTGTTCCGATCGCCGGGAAACTCATGGGTGTTTACGTGGTGCCGCAAGTGGGCTCCGGCGTGTGGATCGAGTTCGAGCAGGGGGATCCGGATCACCCGATCTGGGTCGGCGGCTTCTGGGGTCTGGCGGCGGAGGTTCCCACGCTGGCGTTCGCCGGCGTTCCCGGCAATCCGAACATCGTGATCCAGACGACGCTCCAGAACTCGATCGTGCTCAGCGACCTGCCCGGTCCGACGGGTGGCATCATGCTGAAGAGCGCCACCGGGGCCACGCTGATCGTGAACGACACCGGCATCTATATCCAGAACGGCAAGGGCGCCTCGATGACGATGGTGGGTCCGGCGGTCACCATCAACAACGGCGCGCTCACGGTGACTTGA